One Spinacia oleracea cultivar Varoflay chromosome 4, BTI_SOV_V1, whole genome shotgun sequence DNA segment encodes these proteins:
- the LOC130459906 gene encoding uncharacterized protein codes for MSSTRIKADPGAPTMYLKNIFQAEIEKEKMGNPNLTNWFLIPYNQENHWNLYVMDLRRGYVYIFDSARDPRRTDYAWGILSLAYQVYKCNGGHCPNKTSFKSCKPIHIECAQQIGGTECGYYVMKFMLEIVTLQHDYEGRLDEVYTPRTAPYASEEIDVVREQWAKFFTTKYLLLT; via the exons atgtcaagcactagaatcaaggccgaccctggagcgccaacaatgtatttgaaaaacattttccaagctgaaattgaaaaggagaagatgggtaatcctaacctaactaattggtttttaatcccatataatcaaga aaatcattggaatttatacgtgatggacctacgtagaggttatgtatatattttcgattctgctagagatccacgtcgaacagattatgcatggggaatcttgagttt ggcataccaagtgtacaagtgcaatggtgggcattgtccgaataaaacgagttttaagtcgtgtaaacccattcatatagag tgtgctcaacaaatcggcggaactgagtgtggctattacgttatgaagttcatgttagagatagtcacgttacaacatgactatgaaggccggctagatgag gtctatactccgaggactgcgccttatgctagtgaggaaattgatgtggttcgtgagcaatgggcgaagttttttaccaccaagtatttattattgacctga